The DNA sequence ttggaaaaaaaactttaatatttaattgtattaaaatatgaaattttagaCATTGGTTAACTTTACCTGGCTTGCAACGCCCTAACAATTTCTTCGTCTCGTTTGGCTTGAGTTTCTTCTTGCAATAACCTTTCAAGTTCAGTCTGTGCGTGCTTCAATTCCTCTAACTTTTTGTTGTCTTGTTGTGCTAATTCTGCTAGTTCCTATAAATTGATATACGATCTTTGTAGACAGCAGCTTATtgaatgtattgtattttattgacattgtAAACTTAGCACTCTACTGTTTAATAGAATCGGTGTAATTTACTACATAGTCaaagagataaataaatgacagcAGTACCTCGATATCTTGTTTTACATTTCGAggaataaatttaagatttgCGTTTTCGTTTCCGAAAtgttaatactttttaaatacttaatagtTTTGAGTTCATTTACAAGGACGAGACATTTAagagtattttcttgtgttagattttacgcgagtattatacatttagaaattaaaaactttttaaacggatttaaaacgcgatttattcattatattattaacccgacgtttcgaacactttacagcgagcttttttactttactttacggagtctccccgtgagaGTTCGTtccgttttttaatttctaaacatttaaGAGTTTTATATTGGCGATTTTTTATGCTAATAAAGAAATGGAAtggaaagggtaaggataTAGGCTCTGCAAATGAGCCAGgtaaaattctatatttttgcAGTATgtcacattatttttacatcataCCCGAACCTGCGCCTCTACAGTTTCCTGCGCCCGAACCTTATGCTGCAGCTATGCCCTGATCTCTTGCTCCTGTTTCTGTTGCAAAACcttcacaaaaatataatttcattatgtcacatgtcatcacGTTGATAGTGTACCTGAGCCTGGGCCTCCGCAGCGAGCCTCGCGCGCACCTCGTGCTGCAGCCGCGCCCTGGTCTCCCGCACCTCCTGCTCGCGGCGCGCGCCCGCCCCGCGCCGCCCCGCGCGCGCTCGCCGCTGGTACCCCTCCGCACCCCCGGATACTGCGGCCGCTTGGCGCAGCGCGGACACCCATTGGAGACGACTCCTAGATTATGATAAGTGGATAGAGCGTTTTATAACGTCTTAGCTGACTCTGAAACGTGAGATACTCTCTTActcatgtatataatattatgtattttgcaacattttttcaaaacctagtgataaaaaattatgtgatactagctgcgccccgcggtttcacccgcgtaaggctgtatcccgtagtaatatcgctatataatatatttttcgagagtgatattgaaaattaatcaaCGAAACTTAAATGAATTCGCATGTAATGGAATTTCAAAGGCCATTCAATTGCATTCTTCATAATCCACTTACTTATGATCCTGTGTTCCAAACTCGAATGTTCGTTCTGGAGTAATCAACTGGAACTTCTGTATCTTGCCATCTCCAACTGCAGCTTCTACGGAGCAGTACTCATCGATATTAATCCTGCCACATTGGTCTTTCTGGGAGGAGCTCTTGTAGTACGTCAGGGCACACGGCTGCAGCACACACCAGTACTCTCGCATCGTTGGGAGGAGATACCCGCGTTTGAAGAGGTAGCCCTGCAATGTTGGAACCACCAAATAAGTGTAATGCtgatgggtcgcctgatggtgcgCGTCTAACACGATCACGACCCGATAAAAATACGAATAGTAGTAAAAAGAGATAAATgtaaggaaataataaaattttctaagtCTATGTTAGTAGTAGTTCACTCTCTATTTTCTATCAATTATAGatgaaaagtttaaaataaccttCTTAATAATGTCTTCAATCAACACATCATATATTTCAGCAACCGCTTCAACCAGCGCTTCGGAATGTAACTGTTGGTCGCAGCAATATTTCGCTTCAAGAACAGCCAAGAATGCTGCCCACTTGAAATGGCCTATAGATGAGCCCAATGCTTCCCAGTCTGCTGCGTCCCATCGTAACCCTAGGCAGTGGACCAGCTGTTCCGCTACTAGACCTGCTTCTGATGGCTGTAGAACcacctgaaaaataaaaatattgcacatataataataaaagttgtaGGTAAGATTAAAGAACCGATAATCTCTTGAATATTGAAGAACGCCAAATGGACAATAGGGggcttttttttgtatttagaaaattgcttttttaatattagttgattgataattatatttctcgGTTTTATTCACCAAAaggtaataacaaaaataaatttaagtgttCAGGTTAAATAAGGAAagcagataataaaatattcgatcgatatttttataatgatgatCATTATAAAAGTATCGATCATAATAGGAAAAAACTTATGAAGGTTAATTCGGTGTTTATGACCGCAGATTGTTATTTTCATGGTTACATATATAACCACCAAGGTTTACATCTGCACGTAGGTATACTTGTAACGAATCAATTGgttatatttaagataaattatgcatattgaaacttgcttattttattagctttaacTCAATCTAtcctgtttgtttgtttgtatgcatGTGCGTCGCCGActttaaaatgacaaatttaattcttactataatttatacacttaACGAGGATCcgtgacaatacaatattctCATGCGTTTATTACTCATCTTCATTAGGGTCTATCTGTCGCTGCCATTAAAAAATTGCCTTACGTATACTTGCTACACGAGCAAATGAGACTATTTAGTTGACTCTATCATAAAGCgtaaaaatttttagtttttaaaaacaataataacattatctgattaagaattaaaaactgCAAATACAGCAACGGcagcaaataatattatatattataatatattgtccCGTTGATACGTCTACTAACATTATTACCTTTGATTTTTATTCTCTAGTTACTAGAGCTAAATCTAAGCTCAACATTGCTGAATAATCCGTCTTTTGTTCAATTAGTAAGAACGTACGATACCTTTATGATGTCGCATTTGAgtacatttttgtttgtcgACCCAGTTAATGTGTCATCACAATTCCTAAGGTAATCCTAATTTGGAGCACAtttcaaatgatttaaaaaaatgttcctTTTCTCTCTTACGTATGATCGTACGTATAGTTATGAATACGCATTCTTTGATCTAGGTAGCTATGTTCTATAAAGTATAGGACTGTGCCAATTTCCCAGACTTGTTTAAACTTCCTGATTTTGGCAAAGAGTACTAATAAAGATGCCATAAAACGCAGTATAAATTCTATATCTTTACTGCCATCTCACTCTATAATGCTAATGTGTCATATTTTGAATCTATTTAACATGAATTGTAATTAGGACAATAAAAATTCTACAGAGTACTGAGATGTGAATGACCGGAGCTGTGGATTAAAAACATGTGGCTTGCAAGTGGGAGACGTAGGGTAATTAGCGTATATTGTATTACACTATGACGTCTTCGAGGCGTAGTTggtttgttattgtaattcgTAATGTGTTTGCGATGCCTCGGGCGACACGTTCGCGTAGGCACTAACCGTtagttaattatgaaatactatGTAAGATTTGCACATTACAGCAGAGAGATCAGATTTATtagagtaaaaataattaattaatctgtttgtaattattttttggatttatcattgtattttactccagcaaactttatttataagctccaagaatttcaaattatatcaacatatttctatataaaacaaaaagaaccCAAATGATCACCGTATCGCGTGCCAATTTGCTCTTACAATAACGGTCAATAAATTAACCTTTGATTTAGTACATACAACATAACTGTATCCGATCAACTCCGTCCATAAAAGCGGCTTGGCAGAACGCACTAGAGTTTGGTCGGAAGTTCACTGTTGTAGTGGGGGTTGGGTTTGATATAATCCAGGATCAGAGCTGGTGGTAATAACCGATACCACCGCCCATCAACATTTGgaaaggcgtaaggtcgattgcagactttaattgggaagtgATTAAGATTGAATTGACGAGTGGTACGTCCCAGGTgacccaattcatgccgaagcgtgctcgattcccACATACAAATACCCCATTTCCATAAGGCGTTGTGTAAATGCATCTCCGACAAAGTACTTACGACATAACGGTTCGCATCATCAGCGTCTTGAACGAGATCGGCGAGGAGACAAAATATCCTGAAGAGTTTGAATACGGAGTCATCGTTGAAAATTGGCTTGTCGCGCGTCAGTAGATTCTTTCGGCACACGAACCAGCATACCTGAGAAATAGTTTGAGACTTGGAATATGCAATGAAAGGGTTAGTACCACAAGCAATTATAGCCCGTATTAATGCAGCAAATATTGATTATCATCCtaagcccatacatgttcccactgctgggacacaggccttctatgaggattcaggccataatccatcaccctggccaagtgcgggttggcggatgtcacatgtcgtcgaacttttggtttttagacatgccggtttcctcacgatgttttccttcatcgttttgagcagtggtgatgttacacatgcgcagataaattgaaaaatcaatttatatcctgCACGCTAGCCAGGTCTCGAACCCCGTCTTGTTGATTtcaagtccgaggtcctcaccactgagccaccactgcttaacttatttatgaacattgaatatatagtagttatatgcataaaatactgaacttgttttctttttcattacgggggtgattataaattatgacaaaATATTCTAGGCAACTTGGTAACATTTACTAATTTTTctttacgttattttattaatgataaaatatgttaaacatacttatgaaaaaaaaatttaattcgttCAAGCGCAGTTTGCAAGGTCTTAGTGATTTCATACTATCAAGTGTTTGACGTCATTATATGCGGCTGAGTTTCTTTCTATGTAAtgactatttataaatgatataaataggctttaaatgaataaatcaagaATAGACAACTGATTCAATTATTCGCCGCTCATATTTATTACCATTACCAATTTCTCTGTAGTctgtttttataatcaaaCCTTATTAAGATGACACTAAGTTTTTGCATAGAAGGTGGCCTTTGGGTACTTATAAATAGCCAAACATAacctaatattaattatcatttatcgtatatcatttcatttaatagatattaaatagttttggCAAATAGTTCATTTTATGTGTTCCTAGACAAGGtctatatacttagtctggccataaatactgttacacttaattataaaaaaatattacatttgaatttcgaatctgtNNNNNNNNNNNNNNNNNNNNNNNNNNNNNNNNNNNNNNNNNNNNNNNNNNNNNNNNNNNNNNNNNNNNNNNNNNNNNNNNNNNNNNNNNNNNNNNNNNNNNNNNNNNNNNNNNNNNNNNNNNNNNNNNNNNNNNNNNNNNNNNNNNNNNNNNNNNNNNNNNNNNNNNNNNNNNNNNNNNNNNNNNNNNNNNNNNNNNNNNNNNNNNNNNNNNNNNNNNNNNNNNNNNNNNNNNNNNNNNNNNNNNNNNNNNNNNNNNNNNNNNNNNNNNNNNNNNNNNNNNNNNNNNNNNNNNNNNNNNNNNNNNNNNNNNNNNNNNNNNNNNNNNNNNNNNNNNNNNNNNNNNNNNNNNNNNNNNNNNNNNNNNNNNNNNNNNNNNNNNNNNNNNNNNNNNNNNNNNNNNNNNNNNNNNNNNNNNNNNNNNNNNNNNNNNNNNNNNNNNNNNNNNNNNNNNNNNNNNNNNNNNNNNNNNNNNNNNNNNNNNNNNNNNNNNNNNNNNNNNNNNNNNNNNNNNNNNNNNNNNNNNNNNNNNNNNNNNNNNNNNNNNNNNNNNNNNNNNNNNNNNNNNNNNNNNNNNNNNNNNNNNNNNNNNNNNNNNNNNNNNNNNNNNNNNNNNNNNNNNNNNNNNNNNNNNNNNNNNNNNNNNNNNNNNNNNNNNNNNNNNNNNNNNNNNNNNNNNNNNNNNNNNNNNNNNNNNNNNNNNNNNNNNNNNNNNNNNNNNNNNNNNNNNNNNNNNNNNNNNNNNNNNNNNNNNNNNNNNNNNNNNNNNNNNNNNNNNNNNNNNNNNNNNNNNNNNNNNNNNNNNNNNNNNNNNNNNNNNNNNNNNNNNNNNNNNNNNNNNNNNNNNNNNNNNNNNNNNNNNNNNNNNNNNNNNNNNNNNNNNNNNNNNNNNNNNNNNNNNNNNNNNNNNNNNNNNNNNNNNNNNNNNNNNNNNNNNNNNNNNNNNNNNNNNNNNNNNNNNNNNNNNNNNNNNNNNNNNNNNNNNNNNNNNNNNNNNNNNNNataaatgttatttgcagttaacaattttcttttttctttattacaatatttatggcaagactaggtatatacaaaatacaaatacaaaaaacaaaaaacaaaataaatagaatctGAATCAAACTAGGATatagttgtatatttttcttgaCGATTGCTTCAAAATTCAAAGAGTATTCCACATTAAAATCATGTCAGTTATTATAGAAATCGAGAAAATTACTTCACTGATTTTCTTCTCAAACTCCCGAGCCACTGGCAAGGTGACCGTCTTCGGCAGTGAGCTGAACACCTCATGCTGGAGGTAGTAGCGGAATTCATCGAAGGTCAGCTCCTGTGATGACCTGAAGTGATCTAGACCTTTCTCTACTCCGTATAAGTCTAGAAGCGTGCCGATGTTCGCTGTGAGAACCTGGGGAATGGATCGAATTTAAAACATGGGTGTATCATGTTTCTAATTTATACTTGTACTTCTTTATTATAGCGAGCTCTGCgtcaattttgaaaaatgaacggaaattattttaattatttctttaatccTTGtagcttaaaaaaaatcgaattaaaCGCTGATCCAAAACGTTTGATCTAAAATAATCATCTATCTCTCACTCGTgctattctatataaaaacaaataatgtgtttttgtatagTTGTATCGCCTAAGTAACTACATAAAAACTCTGAGTTACAAATACACctaagatataatttattacatataactaGAAGTTCGCAATCATAACATTGATTATTAATACACTACATTACgtctaaaaaaacattttcgcGCCAATCCCAGAGctgacattatattttacaacgcAAAGACGGATGTTAAGTACAAGAAATAATCCATTAAGAATCTTTATTCTTTACGAGTGGACTCGGCCAAG is a window from the Zerene cesonia ecotype Mississippi unplaced genomic scaffold, Zerene_cesonia_1.1 Zces_u004, whole genome shotgun sequence genome containing:
- the LOC119838738 gene encoding differentially expressed in FDCP 6-like, translating into MSAVLKNVTNCIWHAFESLQNNEVVHKSKLKVLTANIGTLLDLYGVEKGLDHFRSSQELTFDEFRYYLQHEVFSSLPKTVTLPVAREFEKKISEVCWFVCRKNLLTRDKPIFNDDSVFKLFRIFCLLADLVQDADDANRYVVVLQPSEAGLVAEQLVHCLGLRWDAADWEALGSSIGHFKWAAFLAVLEAKYCCDQQLHSEALVEAVAEIYDVLIEDIIKKGYLFKRGYLLPTMREYWCVLQPCALTYYKSSSQKDQCGRINIDEYCSVEAAVGDGKIQKFQLITPERTFEFGTQDHKSRLQWVSALRQAAAVSGGAEGYQRRARAGRRGAGARREQEVRETRARLQHEVRARLAAEAQAQELAELAQQDNKKLEELKHAQTELERLLQEETQAKRDEEIVRALQARVLAEEWERREELERLQEEQNRMLEEERLKRKQFELLQAEKEAQYREAERRLKELEQEKQKLDSELRAAQEKIQKTEHNANALHVQLRDLTPVLRNGERARRAISFVPTTKSSSDTLIDVRAIRHLKVLDDNENL